The following coding sequences lie in one Pseudoalteromonas sp. Scap06 genomic window:
- a CDS encoding flagellar protein FlaG, with the protein METQSLNLNINSAQKGEVTSSYQAPSQVKQNVDEQKNTTTPTAASRNEVSETELSPEKLEKVVQQLQDFMGEMNRSLQFKVDEDSGRNVIKVIDKESGDLVKQYPSEEVLGIVAKLAEATGVLVDFKV; encoded by the coding sequence ATGGAAACGCAAAGTTTAAATCTAAACATCAACTCAGCTCAAAAAGGTGAGGTTACCTCAAGTTATCAAGCCCCATCTCAAGTTAAGCAAAATGTTGATGAACAGAAGAATACAACCACCCCTACTGCTGCAAGTAGAAACGAAGTCTCTGAAACTGAGTTATCACCTGAAAAGCTAGAAAAGGTGGTACAGCAATTGCAGGATTTTATGGGTGAAATGAACCGCAGTCTTCAATTTAAAGTAGACGAAGACTCTGGCCGTAATGTAATCAAGGTTATCGATAAAGAGAGTGGTGACTTAGTTAAGCAATATCCGTCAGAAGAAGTATTAGGTATAGTGGCCAAATTAGCAGAAGCCACGGGCGTATTGGTTGATTTTAAAGTTTAG
- a CDS encoding flagellin produces the protein MALSVNTNVASINAQRNLSKSSDALGTSMQRLSSGMKINSAKDDAAGLQIANRLSSQINGLGVAQRNANDGISMSQTAEGAMTESSNILQRMRDLALQSANGSNDADARAALQKEVGALQQELTRIAETTKFGGTSLLDGSFGTKQFQVGSNANETINVSLRDVSADAIGANEIKGAATSTVSALGDVQTVNLAGNIVTSADTLSINGTDVSVGANQGAATIADTINSSGSGVNAEAKLETTIGAIKAGSSSVIEIKKGATAVDSYDLGDFGGDMARLANEMQADGYDAVFDEAKDEITFKATNIDGIDVTGAGDTSAFTIGGQAVASTAGSLSVSAELNLSSADKIGISGTSANELFGKGAAGADIASTGGTSELTSVESVDISGATSAGAQDAIKAIDAALAQIDAQRADLGAVQNRFGFTIANLSNVSENVSASKSRIQDTDYAAETAKLTKNQIMQQAGTTILAQSNQLPQAALSLLG, from the coding sequence ATGGCTTTATCAGTAAATACTAACGTTGCATCAATAAATGCACAAAGAAACTTATCAAAATCTAGCGATGCGTTAGGCACATCAATGCAACGTCTTTCATCTGGTATGAAAATTAACAGCGCGAAAGATGATGCGGCTGGTCTACAAATTGCTAACCGTCTATCTTCACAAATTAATGGTTTAGGTGTTGCTCAGCGAAACGCTAATGACGGTATCTCAATGTCGCAAACCGCTGAGGGTGCGATGACAGAGTCATCAAATATTCTACAACGTATGCGTGACTTAGCACTACAATCAGCGAATGGTTCAAATGATGCTGATGCACGTGCGGCCCTTCAAAAAGAGGTAGGCGCATTACAACAAGAATTAACGCGTATTGCAGAAACTACTAAATTCGGTGGTACTAGCTTATTAGATGGTTCATTTGGTACTAAGCAGTTCCAAGTGGGTTCAAACGCTAATGAAACAATCAACGTAAGCCTTCGTGACGTATCTGCTGATGCTATCGGTGCGAATGAAATCAAAGGTGCGGCAACATCGACAGTTTCTGCGCTTGGGGATGTTCAAACGGTTAACCTAGCCGGTAATATTGTAACTTCAGCAGATACATTAAGTATCAATGGCACAGATGTATCTGTTGGTGCTAACCAAGGTGCGGCAACAATTGCTGATACAATAAATTCATCTGGTTCTGGTGTAAATGCCGAAGCTAAACTTGAAACTACAATTGGTGCTATCAAAGCTGGAAGTTCATCAGTAATTGAGATTAAAAAGGGTGCCACTGCAGTTGATTCATATGACCTAGGTGACTTTGGTGGTGATATGGCGCGTCTTGCTAATGAGATGCAAGCTGATGGTTATGATGCTGTTTTTGATGAAGCTAAAGATGAAATTACGTTTAAAGCGACAAATATCGATGGTATTGATGTTACTGGCGCTGGCGATACAAGTGCTTTCACTATCGGTGGTCAAGCTGTTGCTAGCACCGCAGGTTCGCTCAGCGTTTCAGCAGAGCTTAACTTAAGCTCTGCAGATAAAATTGGTATATCTGGTACGAGCGCAAATGAACTGTTTGGTAAAGGTGCTGCAGGTGCTGATATTGCATCTACAGGTGGTACAAGTGAGTTAACTTCAGTTGAGTCTGTGGATATCTCAGGTGCGACTTCAGCTGGTGCGCAAGATGCGATTAAAGCAATCGATGCTGCTCTTGCTCAGATTGATGCACAGCGTGCAGATTTAGGTGCGGTACAAAACCGCTTTGGCTTTACCATAGCAAACCTTTCAAACGTATCAGAAAACGTATCAGCTTCTAAAAGCCGTATACAAGATACCGATTACGCTGCAGAAACAGCTAAGCTAACGAAAAACCAGATTATGCAACAGGCTGGTACAACAATCTTAGCTCAGTCTAACCAGTTACCGCAGGCAGCACTTAGCTTATTAGGTTAA